A single Amia ocellicauda isolate fAmiCal2 chromosome 9, fAmiCal2.hap1, whole genome shotgun sequence DNA region contains:
- the plpbp gene encoding pyridoxal phosphate homeostasis protein, whose translation MWRGGMSEEVGKALCAVLDRVQQAAARRPQSLPNLHPRLVAVSKTKPPEMVIEAYRYGQRNFGENYVQELLEKASNPQVLSSCPEIKWHFIGHLQKKNVNKLMAVPNLFMVETVDSVNLADKVNAAWQKVRPTSTSGQKLKVMVQINTSGEDSKHGLPPGDTVTTVQHIMASCPALEFMGLMTIGRYGYDLSQGPNPDFQMLLSQRREVCTSLQVGPETVELSMGMSNDFEHAIEVGSTNVRVGSTIFGDRGYPNTPSPERKTKVVTEEAVGKLERLTVKEQ comes from the exons ATGTGGAGAGGAGGCATGTCGGAGGAGGTCGGCAAGGCGCTATGTGCTGTCCTAGACCGGGTCCAGCAGGCAGCGGCCCGGCGCCCGCAG TCTCTGCCCAACCTGCACCCCCGGCTGGTGGCGGTCAGTAAGACGAAGCCGCCGGAGATGGTAATCGAGGCGTACCGGTACGGCCAGCGCAACTTCGGGGAGAACTAC GTTCAGGAGCTGCTGGAGAAGGCCTCGAACCCTCAG GTGCTGTCCTCCTGTCCAGAGATTAAGTGGCACTTCATTGGTCACCTGCAGAAGAAGAATGTGAACAAGCTGATGG cGGTTCCGAACCTGTTCATGGTGGAGACGGTGGACTCGGTAAACCTAGCTGACAAAGTCAACGCCGCCTGGCAAAAAGTGCGGCCGACCTCCACCTCCGGCCAGAAGTTAAAGGTCATGGTTCAGATCAACACCAGCGGAGAGGACA GTAAGCACGGCCTGCCCCCGGGCGACACAGTGACCACAGTGCAGCACATCATGGCCAGCTGCCCCGCCCTCGAGTTCATGGGGCTCATGACCATCGGGCGCTACGGCTACGACCTCAGCCAGGGGCCCAACCCAGACTTCCAG atgctgCTCTCTCAGAGGAGGGAGGTGTGCACCTCTTTGCAGGTGGGACCTGAGACAGTGGAGCTCAGTATGGGGATGTCCAACGACTTCGAGCACGCG ATCGAAGTGGGCTCTACCAACGTGAGGGTGGGCAGTACAATCTTCGGGGACCGGGGGTACCCCAACACGCCCAGC
- the LOC136758285 gene encoding gastrokine-1-like: MMAKSLFVSLLLGVLLAPIFAEESMSVMKKGKDGKESHHTLLIDEAKGLAIEHVGEGRKSVTLVIDYKTGVIAYRMFDSQSCVLVRMNKATFPSLDKLKQILQEQKSGKQSAPAPPRQYTVTPAHIKDLSGLGAPVNTLCRDLTVNWAQEQIGNMLYGDAGACLNINLLFLIDVNLCGHIGVW; encoded by the exons ATGATGGCTAAG agtctgtttgtctctctccTCCTCGGAGTCCTCCTGGCCCCCATCTTCGCTGAAGAG agTATGTCAGTGATGAAGAAGGGGAAGGATGGGAAGGAGAGTCACCACACCCTGCTGATTGATGAGGCGAAGGGCCTGGCTATTGAGCATGTAGGGGAGGGGCGCAAATCTGTGACCCTCGTCATTGACTACAAGACT GGGGTCATCGCCTACAGGATGTTTGACAGCCAGTCGTGTGTCCTGGTCAGAATGAACAAGGCGACATTCCCCAGTCTGGACAAACTGAAGCAGATACTGCAGGAGCAGAAG agcGGGAAGCAGTCGGCCCCTGCCCCTCCTCGTCAGTACACCGTGACCCCCGCCCACATCAAGGACCTGTCTGGCCTGGGGGCCCCGGTGAACACACTCTGTCGCGACCTGACCGTCAACTGGGCACAGGAGCAGATTG gtaACATGCTGTACGGAGATGCTGGTGCCTGCCTCAATATCAACCTCCTCTTCCTGATCGACGTTAACCTATGTGGACACATCGGAGTCTGGTAA
- the pcyox1 gene encoding prenylcysteine oxidase 1, which produces MRAVPLGPVLFLGLSLCIASAPELREAPKKIAVVGAGVGGTAAAYFLRQEFGAEVQIDVFEAGQVGGRLASVHVEGAEYDAGVSGFHPLNLHMKHFADTLGLPVRGGVPSLRAVLDGPGLVLEESEWLLVTVLRLLWRHGLGLLRLALWVEGELDKLMRVYQFQQFGYSFSSVERLLHAIGGDDFLRLTNQTLGEALQGAGFSQHFVNEIVIPVTRGSYGQSVKINAFAGVVALAGAGTNRWAVEGGNQLICTGLLYHSKAQLIQATVSTITTKQRPLRTGGSVSLYEVSYTREDGGGHGLYDIVVVATPLQQGTSDITFPGLTPPVNAPFPGRYHPTVTTLVLGCLNTAQLHASPDLQASEILTTDMGGAVGGLGGSPTVYSLTTQDPVRPPAGYRRPPAHQPRVWRVLSSAPLSESQLGTLFLPPAEVVSRRQWLASPAYSGTPHRLPPVVLHERLYYVSAVDWAAAGPELSAVAARNVALLARHRWSGEKEQVDQEDLHARLRGEL; this is translated from the exons ATGCGGGCGGTTCCGCTCGGTCCGGTCCTGTTTCTGGGTCTGTCTCTGTGCATCGCCTCAGCCCCAGAGCTCCGGGAGGCGCCGAAGAAAATAG cgGTGGTGGgcgcgggggtggggggcacgGCCGCTGCCTACTTCCTGCGCCAAGAGTTCGGGGCGGAGGTGCAGATCGACGTGTTCGAGGCCGGACAGGTGGGGGGGCGGCTGGCCAGCGTCCACGTTGAGGGGGCGGAGTACGATGCGGGGGTGTCCGGCTTTCACCCCCTCAACCTGCACATGAAGCACTTCGCGGACACGCTGG GCCTGCCGGTGCGGGGCGGGGTGCCATCGCTTCGCGCGGTGCTGGACGGGCCGGGCCTGGTGCTGGAGGAGAGCGAGTGGCTGCTGGTCACAGTGCTGCGCCTGCTGTGGCGCCACGGGCTGGGCCTGCTGAGGCTGGCACTGTGGGTGGAGGGCGAGCTGGACAAGCTCATGAG ggtTTATCAGTTCCAGCAGTTCGGCTACTCGTTCTCCAGTGTGGAGCGTCTGCTTCACGCCATAGGCGGCGACGACTTCCTGCGGCTGACCAATCAGACGCTGGGGGAGGCCCTGCAGGGGGCGGGCTTCTCACAGCACTTCGTGAACGAGATCGTCATCCCCGTCACCCGTGGCAGCTATGGACAGAGCGTCAAGATCAATGCCTTTGCAG GTGTGGTGGCGCTGGCGGGCGCGGGGACGAACCGCTGGGCCGTGGAGGGGGGGAACCAGCTGATCTGCACCGGGCTCCTGTACCACAGCAAGGCCCAGCTCATCCAGGCCACGGTCTCCACCATCACCACGAAACAACGGCCCCTCAGGACAG GGGGCTCCGTTTCTCTGTACGAGGTGAGCTACACCAGGGAGGATGGGGGTGGCCACGGGCTGTATGACATTGTGGTGGTGGCCACGCCCCTCCAACAGGGCACCTCTGACATCACCTTTCCGGGCCTCACCCCCCCTGTCAACGCCCCCTTCCCTGGCCGCTACCACCCCACCGTCACCACCCTGGTGCTGGGCTGCCTCAACACCGCCCAGCTGCACGCCAGCCCCGACCTGCAGGCCTCTGAGATCCTGACCACGGACATGGGGGGTGCAGTGGGAGGGCTGGGGGGCAGCCCTACTGTGTACAGCCTGACCACCCAGGACCCTGTGCGTCCCCCAGCAGGCTACCGCCGGCCCCCTGCTCACCAGCCTCGCGTGTGGAGGGTGTTATCCAGTGCGCCTCTGAGCGAGAGCCAGCTGGGGACGTTGTTCCTGCCCCCGGCAGAGGTGGTGTCCCGGCGGCAGTGGCTGGCGTCCCCTGCATACAGCGGCACCCCCCACCGCCTGCCCCCTGTGGTGCTGCATGAGAGGCTGTACTATGTGTCCGCGGTGGACTGGGCTGCTGCCGGGCCCGAGCTCAGCGCCGTGGCGGCCCGCAACGTGGCGCTGCTGGCCCGACACCGCTGGAGTGGAGAGAAAGAGCAGGTGGACCAGGAGGACCTGCATGCTCGCCTCCGCGGAGAGCTGTAG
- the snrpg gene encoding small nuclear ribonucleoprotein G, with amino-acid sequence MSKAHPPELKKFMDKKLSLKLNGGRHVQGILRGFDPFMNLVMDDCLELAQGGQQNTIGMVVIRGNSIIMLEALERV; translated from the exons ATGAGCAAAGCGCACCCTCCAGAGTTGAAGAA GTTCATGGACAAGAAGCTGTCGT TGAAGCTGAATGGTGGACGGCACGTCCAGGGCATCCTGCGCGGGTTCGACCCTTTCATGAACCTGGTGATGGATGACTGTCTGGAGCTCGCCCAGGGGGGGCAGCAGAACACCATCGGCATGGTG GTGATCAGAGGAAACAGTATAATCATGCTGGAAGCCCTGGAGAGAGTATGA
- the fam136a gene encoding protein FAM136A, with product MAEAQQARVQSAVDQMVQDLERDHIRKMQGRMFQCSAQCCERSTDSMAQVHQCIERCHTPLAQAQSLVTSELERFQNRLARCTMGCNDQARDALDGGTKEPAVRVQLERCVSSCVDEHINLLPSLTRRMRDSLGSIPQ from the exons ATGGCTGAGGCCCAGCAGGCGCGGGTCCAGTCCGCCGTGGATCAGATGGTTCAGGATCTGGAGAGAGACCACATCCGGAAGATGCAG GGCCGGATGTTCCAGTGCAGTGCGCAGTGCTGTGAGCGCTCCACCGACTCCATGGCACAGGTGCACCAGTGTATCGAGCGCTGCCACACCCCGCTGGCACAGGCACAGAGCCTGGTCACCTCTGAGCTCGAGAGATTCCAG aaccGGCTGGCCCGCTGCACTATGGGCTGTAATGACCAGGCGCGCGACGCTCTGGACGGGGGTACGAAGGAGCCGGCAGTGCGGGTGCAGCTGGAGCGCTGTGTGAGCAGCTGTGTGGACGAGCACATCAACCTGCTGCCCAGCCTCACGCGCAGGATGAGGGACAGCCTGGGGTCCATCCCACAGTGA
- the tgfa gene encoding protransforming growth factor alpha: MPRLVWDAVFLLTAGSLFACAQGQENSTSPSLKVAPLAAAVRSHFDDCPDSHSAFCFHGTCRFLVQEDTAACVCHPGFMGMRCEHADLLAVVATNQKQQTIATLLVLSVIGCVLLILLCTLIHCCRKRGFCAWRQGLPCRPEKPDGLLKGGASCCNSETVV; encoded by the exons ATGCCTCGTCTGGTGTGGGACGCTGTCTTCCTCCTGACCG cagGGTCTCTGTTTGCCTGCGCTCAGGGCCAGGAAAATTCCACCTCTCCCTCACTGAAGg tGGCTCCCCTGGCGGCAGCAGTTCGCTCTCACTTCGATGACTGTCCCGACTCCCACTCTGCCTTCTGTTTCCATGGCACCTGCCGCTTCCTGGTCCAGGAGGACACCGCCGCATGCGT GTGTCACCCCGGGTTTATGGGCATGCGCTGTGAGCATGCTGACCTCCTGGCCGTCGTGGCAACCAATCAGAAGCAGCAAACCATTGCCACGCTGCTGGtgctgtctgtgattggctgtgtGCTGCTCATACTGCTGTGCACCCTCATACA tTGTTGTCGGAAGCGAGGGTTCTGTGCGTGGAGACAGGGGCTGCCCTGTCGCCCTGAGAAACCGGACGGCCTTCTGAAAGGTGGGGCTTCCTGCTGCAACTCGGAAACAG tggtTTGA